The following proteins are encoded in a genomic region of Ornithinibacillus sp. 4-3:
- the spxA gene encoding transcriptional regulator SpxA, whose amino-acid sequence MVTLYTSPSCTSCRKAKAWLEEHDISFTERNIFSEPLSLDEIKEILRMTEDGTDEIISTRSKVFQKLDVNIDLLPLKDLFQLIQKNPGLLRRPIILDEKRLQVGYNEDEIRRFLPRTVRTFQLREAQRMVN is encoded by the coding sequence ATGGTAACACTTTATACCTCACCAAGTTGTACGTCTTGTAGAAAGGCGAAGGCATGGTTAGAAGAGCACGATATATCGTTCACAGAACGAAATATATTTTCTGAGCCGTTATCTTTGGATGAGATAAAGGAAATATTGCGAATGACAGAGGATGGTACAGACGAGATTATTTCAACACGCTCTAAAGTATTCCAAAAGTTAGATGTTAATATTGATTTACTTCCTTTAAAGGATCTATTCCAGCTAATCCAAAAGAATCCGGGCTTATTAAGAAGACCGATTATTTTAGATGAAAAACGTCTCCAAGTTGGATACAATGAAGATGAAATTCGTCGGTTTTTACCAAGAACGGTGCGCACATTCCAATTACGTGAAGCGCAGCGAATGGTTAATTAA
- a CDS encoding MBL fold metallo-hydrolase yields MNDAMEGKFLPLFSFTSGMVHEILTDLYCYTNQIVNLCCVRNLENTEEWVLVDTGMPESANRIVEVVEKLFGENTKPKAIILTHGHFDHVGAVVDLVEKWRVKVYAHEAELPFLTGEKSYPEPDGSVEGGLVAKMSPIFPNEPVDLGNNVEALPSDGSVPHMPGWRWVFTPGHAPGHISLFRDKDRVLIAGDAFVTVKQESLYKVITQDKEINGPPRYLTTDWDAARESVEKLEALKPTIAITGHGRPMSGKELVDGLARLVKDFDQIAIPDYGRFVNRKH; encoded by the coding sequence ATGAATGATGCTATGGAAGGCAAGTTTTTGCCATTGTTCTCTTTTACAAGTGGAATGGTGCACGAGATACTAACTGACCTATACTGTTACACAAATCAAATTGTAAATCTGTGCTGTGTAAGAAATCTTGAAAATACAGAGGAATGGGTTTTAGTTGATACTGGTATGCCTGAATCCGCTAACCGTATTGTTGAAGTGGTGGAAAAACTATTTGGGGAAAATACAAAACCAAAAGCAATTATATTAACACATGGTCATTTTGATCATGTTGGTGCTGTGGTAGATTTAGTAGAGAAATGGAGAGTAAAGGTTTATGCGCATGAAGCAGAATTACCTTTTTTAACCGGAGAAAAAAGTTATCCAGAGCCTGATGGTTCAGTTGAAGGAGGATTGGTGGCTAAGATGTCCCCAATATTTCCAAATGAGCCAGTTGATTTAGGAAATAATGTGGAGGCATTGCCTTCTGATGGAAGTGTTCCTCATATGCCTGGTTGGCGCTGGGTATTTACCCCAGGGCATGCTCCTGGGCATATTTCATTATTTAGGGATAAAGATAGGGTTCTTATTGCGGGTGACGCCTTTGTCACCGTAAAGCAAGAATCACTTTATAAGGTGATAACCCAAGACAAGGAAATCAATGGACCGCCAAGATACTTGACTACTGATTGGGATGCAGCAAGGGAGTCTGTTGAAAAATTAGAAGCTTTAAAGCCGACAATTGCAATAACTGGACATGGCCGCCCAATGAGTGGAAAAGAGCTTGTAGATGGTTTGGCTAGGTTAGTAAAAGATTTTGACCAAATAGCAATTCCAGATTATGGACGCTTTGTGAATCGAAAACATTAA
- the mecA gene encoding adaptor protein MecA has product MEIERINENTVKFYISYIDIEDRGFEREEIWYNRERGEQLFWQMMEELNYKEDFSFEGPLWIQVQALEKGLEVLVTRAQLSANGENVEIPVDGEKTIDIPIEEKIENMFEQGSAKLTEEAEQDWSNDDSDNVMWIVVSFDDFEDVIQLSHAFKANHEHIEESLYHFEDNYYLCIEFTEDIFNDDEQENIICQILEFANESEASIHVIEEYGKTIFEKDALTQVRKYFPA; this is encoded by the coding sequence ATGGAAATAGAAAGAATTAACGAAAATACAGTCAAATTTTATATATCGTATATAGACATTGAGGATCGTGGCTTTGAGCGCGAGGAGATTTGGTATAATCGTGAACGTGGTGAGCAACTCTTCTGGCAAATGATGGAGGAGCTTAACTACAAGGAAGATTTTTCTTTCGAGGGTCCACTTTGGATTCAAGTTCAAGCATTGGAAAAAGGGTTGGAAGTACTTGTTACAAGAGCTCAGCTTTCCGCTAATGGAGAGAATGTAGAAATACCGGTTGATGGTGAGAAGACAATTGATATTCCAATTGAAGAGAAAATTGAGAATATGTTTGAGCAAGGCTCAGCTAAACTTACAGAAGAAGCTGAACAAGATTGGAGTAATGACGATAGTGATAATGTCATGTGGATAGTTGTAAGTTTTGATGATTTCGAGGATGTTATCCAATTAAGTCATGCTTTTAAAGCAAACCATGAACATATAGAAGAATCACTATATCATTTTGAAGATAACTACTATCTGTGCATTGAATTTACAGAGGATATTTTCAATGATGATGAACAGGAAAACATCATTTGCCAAATTCTTGAATTCGCTAATGAATCAGAAGCATCTATTCACGTCATCGAAGAATATGGAAAAACAATATTTGAAAAAGATGCATTAACTCAAGTGAGAAAGTATTTTCCGGCATAG
- a CDS encoding DUF3231 family protein, producing MGILSGNPKNEPMHYGEVFSTWSFLITAKGVIAGYQTHLNHAGDEDLKKLLEEAIQSGQQEVKQIQSLLKENGVELPPTPPERPNARLEDIPAGARFTDPEIAAMISMNIAAGLVACSSIMGKSIREDIAMMFGQFHVQKAALGAKALQLNKDKGWLVPPPLHHYKAEDC from the coding sequence ATGGGAATTTTAAGTGGAAATCCAAAAAATGAACCAATGCACTATGGGGAAGTGTTTAGTACATGGTCGTTTCTCATAACAGCTAAAGGAGTAATTGCTGGTTATCAAACTCATCTAAATCATGCTGGTGACGAAGATTTAAAAAAATTACTCGAAGAAGCTATTCAAAGTGGACAGCAAGAAGTTAAACAAATTCAATCATTATTAAAAGAAAACGGAGTAGAATTACCCCCAACTCCTCCTGAGCGTCCCAATGCCCGCTTAGAAGACATTCCAGCCGGAGCACGTTTTACTGACCCTGAGATAGCTGCTATGATTTCGATGAATATTGCAGCAGGATTGGTAGCTTGTAGTTCAATTATGGGAAAATCCATTAGAGAAGACATTGCTATGATGTTTGGTCAGTTTCATGTTCAAAAAGCAGCACTTGGAGCTAAAGCACTACAGTTAAATAAAGATAAAGGGTGGCTAGTTCCTCCACCACTACACCATTATAAGGCAGAAGATTGTTAA
- a CDS encoding catalase, producing MDDKSSRNQNSANNNAKQEQLDKFRVQSTGKPMTTQEGKKRSQDQDQLKAGVRGPSLRQDYEFLEKMSHFVHEEIPERVVHARGYSAYGEFECYQSMRHVTKAGFLQEAGKKTPVTVRFSTVQGAKGSYDTARDLRCKGVKLYTEEGNVDLTTIAMPVLINQDAMKFPDAMHAYQSKQSDDIPTASGAHDRFWDYVANNYEALHMVQWIMSDRGILRSYRMMESWSINTYLFVNEQNVATFMRYVWKPVLGVHSLLQDEALKIGGLDPDFHRRDLRQAIDCGNYPEYELGVQLISMEDEFNFDFDVLDPSKFWPEELVPVQLVGKMTLNRNIDNYFTESEQVAFNPANVVPGIDFSNDPVLQGRLMAYRDTQQHRLGSANYVDLPINRPICPFHNNQRRGYMRHRIDVDQVNYHQNSLANNTPYTVPPEEGGYESYPEKVDGYKIRARSDSFKDYFTQPRILWNSMVPIEKQHTIEGFSYQLGKVKSRSVRQQNVNLLVNVDKEMANIIADNIGVDRPSGSHVPVSTSYPSLSQYNTPSYAYTQKVGVLIGNDFNANEVRNALNILKQYDVFVDIISATLGTVTGSDGTKLNVDDTFITTSPYLLDSLYIVGGRSKNQAKFNQDIMEYVHVAYQHYKPIGVASTGQSFIQPSEKSNLAGVVFAANNPNFGEDFVSAIAQQRFWNRK from the coding sequence ATGGATGATAAATCATCAAGAAATCAAAATTCTGCCAATAACAATGCAAAACAAGAGCAATTAGATAAATTCCGTGTACAAAGCACAGGCAAGCCAATGACAACACAAGAAGGAAAAAAGAGATCTCAAGATCAGGATCAATTAAAAGCTGGAGTGCGGGGACCTTCATTACGTCAAGACTATGAGTTTCTTGAAAAAATGTCCCATTTTGTCCATGAAGAGATACCAGAGAGAGTAGTTCATGCAAGAGGCTACAGTGCATATGGAGAGTTTGAATGTTATCAGTCCATGAGACATGTAACAAAAGCGGGATTCTTACAGGAAGCGGGGAAAAAGACGCCAGTTACTGTCCGTTTTTCTACTGTTCAGGGTGCTAAAGGTTCATATGATACAGCAAGGGATTTACGTTGTAAAGGTGTAAAACTGTATACCGAAGAAGGAAACGTCGATTTGACCACAATTGCAATGCCCGTATTAATTAATCAAGATGCAATGAAATTTCCAGATGCAATGCATGCATATCAATCTAAACAATCGGATGATATACCAACAGCTTCTGGTGCTCATGATCGCTTCTGGGATTACGTAGCTAATAATTATGAAGCACTTCATATGGTACAGTGGATCATGTCTGATCGCGGAATTTTAAGAAGTTATAGAATGATGGAATCATGGTCCATCAACACATATCTATTTGTAAATGAACAAAATGTAGCAACCTTTATGAGATATGTTTGGAAGCCTGTCCTTGGTGTTCATTCTTTGCTTCAGGATGAGGCACTGAAAATCGGTGGCCTTGATCCAGACTTCCACCGTCGAGACCTTAGACAGGCAATTGATTGTGGAAATTATCCTGAATACGAATTAGGTGTTCAATTGATTTCCATGGAGGATGAATTTAATTTTGATTTCGATGTTCTTGATCCTTCAAAATTTTGGCCAGAAGAGCTTGTTCCTGTTCAACTTGTCGGAAAGATGACGTTAAATAGAAATATTGATAATTACTTTACGGAATCTGAACAAGTCGCCTTTAACCCTGCAAATGTCGTGCCTGGAATAGACTTTTCAAATGACCCTGTTTTGCAAGGAAGATTAATGGCATATAGAGATACACAACAACATCGTCTTGGTAGTGCCAATTACGTTGATTTACCAATTAATCGACCAATCTGTCCATTCCATAATAATCAACGGCGTGGCTATATGAGACACCGGATCGATGTTGACCAGGTTAACTATCATCAAAATTCACTAGCGAATAATACCCCATATACGGTACCTCCAGAGGAAGGCGGATATGAAAGTTATCCAGAGAAAGTCGATGGTTACAAGATTAGAGCTCGAAGTGATTCATTCAAAGATTATTTTACTCAACCAAGGATACTTTGGAATAGTATGGTTCCAATTGAAAAGCAGCATACGATTGAAGGCTTCAGCTACCAGCTTGGAAAAGTAAAAAGTAGATCTGTTCGTCAACAAAACGTTAATCTGCTTGTTAATGTAGATAAGGAAATGGCTAACATCATTGCAGATAATATAGGGGTTGATAGACCAAGTGGATCTCATGTTCCTGTTTCCACAAGCTATCCATCTCTCAGTCAGTACAATACACCTAGTTATGCATATACACAAAAAGTAGGAGTATTGATTGGGAATGATTTTAATGCAAATGAGGTAAGAAATGCACTTAACATATTGAAACAATACGACGTGTTTGTTGATATTATAAGTGCCACTCTTGGAACTGTTACAGGTTCTGATGGCACAAAACTAAATGTTGATGATACCTTTATTACAACTAGCCCATATCTGCTTGACTCACTCTACATCGTTGGTGGACGTTCAAAGAATCAAGCAAAATTCAATCAAGATATCATGGAATATGTACATGTAGCATATCAACATTATAAACCTATTGGCGTTGCCTCAACGGGCCAGTCTTTTATTCAACCATCAGAAAAAAGTAATTTAGCTGGTGTTGTATTTGCCGCAAATAACCCAAATTTTGGAGAAGATTTTGTCTCTGCCATAGCTCAGCAACGTTTTTGGAATAGAAAGTAA